One Methylobacterium oryzae DNA window includes the following coding sequences:
- a CDS encoding hydroxyisourate hydrolase, giving the protein MTGLSLHAVDAATGRPAEGMRVRVLRAGGRRRVIAEGRLGADGTLDHPVVRTRLAAGLYEVVFVIGDFVGAAGEGFLEETAIRFRLDDPDRHCHLPLKFTAFGVALFRGC; this is encoded by the coding sequence GTGACCGGCTTGTCGCTCCACGCCGTCGACGCCGCCACGGGCCGGCCGGCCGAGGGGATGCGCGTGCGCGTCCTGCGCGCCGGGGGAAGGCGGCGGGTGATCGCCGAGGGCCGCCTCGGGGCGGACGGGACCCTCGACCATCCGGTCGTGCGGACGCGGCTCGCCGCCGGCCTCTACGAGGTCGTGTTCGTCATCGGGGACTTCGTCGGGGCCGCGGGGGAGGGGTTCCTGGAGGAGACCGCGATCCGCTTCCGGCTCGACGACCCCGACCGCCACTGCCACCTGCCGCTGAAGTTCACCGCCTTCGGGGTGGCGCTGTTCCGCGGCTGCTGA